One stretch of Chitinophaga pendula DNA includes these proteins:
- a CDS encoding Crp/Fnr family transcriptional regulator: MTHMNDIQLLLEGISHIKDITPVDLLQLTQLATRRELAPGAVYIPEGASSRQLAFIEKGIIRTYAVKENGDEATLLLRWEGQFIASHDTIILNRPSRFIYRAVEPVTLQEIDYGALERVMSEQPRLEPLRTFFLKKMLAESLDLIASFVLLSPEERYLKLVAEKADIVSRVPGKYIASLLGVTPVSLSRIRKRISQHKD, from the coding sequence ATGACGCATATGAACGATATACAGCTATTACTGGAAGGGATCAGCCATATCAAGGATATCACCCCTGTTGACCTGTTACAACTTACACAACTGGCTACACGCCGGGAGCTGGCGCCGGGAGCGGTCTATATCCCGGAAGGCGCTTCTTCGCGTCAGCTGGCTTTTATCGAGAAAGGGATCATCCGTACCTATGCGGTGAAGGAGAATGGGGACGAAGCTACTTTGCTGTTGCGTTGGGAGGGACAGTTCATTGCCTCACATGATACGATCATCTTAAACCGTCCTTCCCGATTTATCTACCGGGCGGTAGAGCCGGTGACGTTGCAAGAGATAGACTACGGAGCGCTGGAACGTGTGATGAGCGAGCAACCCAGGCTGGAGCCATTGCGTACTTTTTTCCTGAAAAAGATGCTGGCAGAGTCGCTGGACCTGATCGCTTCTTTTGTACTGTTATCGCCGGAGGAGCGTTACCTGAAGCTGGTAGCAGAGAAAGCGGATATTGTAAGCCGGGTGCCCGGCAAATACATCGCTTCGTTACTGGGAGTAACGCCGGTATCCCTCAGCCGTATCCGCAAACGTATATCGCAGCATAAGGATTAA
- a CDS encoding AraC family transcriptional regulator, which yields MTILPDIRPLFCPVQPAVREMPAQVRYTEVLPDFHLARYIYCYWQLRTQEPLTQPFSYRVVADGCMDLFYDAGNPEENFIMGFSATYTTFPLQQSFNYIGIRFLPAAIPLLFKIDAAALTDRFELLAHVIPSLAADLGRMGAIAAAVELLKPHFDHHFLRLLSTTDFDIDSRLFDAIERILRSQGTIPVERELNTGISPRQLRRLFNYYIGDTPKTFSKVVRFQHVLNAKPSLESLRKNKLFYDSGYYDQAHFVKDFKVMYGLTPTDALK from the coding sequence ATGACCATATTACCCGACATAAGACCCCTTTTCTGCCCCGTACAACCGGCGGTGCGGGAGATGCCGGCACAGGTGCGTTATACAGAGGTATTACCGGACTTTCACCTGGCGCGGTATATCTACTGCTACTGGCAATTGCGTACGCAGGAGCCGTTGACACAGCCATTTTCTTACCGGGTGGTGGCGGATGGATGCATGGATCTCTTCTATGATGCGGGTAATCCGGAAGAGAATTTCATCATGGGATTTTCTGCGACGTACACGACGTTTCCGTTACAGCAAAGTTTTAACTACATCGGTATCCGGTTTCTGCCGGCAGCGATACCGCTGTTGTTCAAGATTGATGCGGCAGCGCTGACAGACCGGTTTGAGCTGCTGGCGCATGTTATTCCCTCGCTGGCCGCCGACCTGGGCCGGATGGGAGCGATAGCTGCTGCCGTGGAGCTGTTGAAACCACATTTCGATCATCACTTCCTGCGGTTATTATCCACTACTGATTTCGATATAGACAGCCGTTTGTTTGATGCCATTGAACGGATACTGCGTTCGCAGGGTACCATACCGGTGGAGCGCGAATTAAATACCGGCATCAGTCCCCGGCAGTTGCGCCGGTTATTCAACTACTATATCGGGGATACGCCCAAGACCTTCAGCAAGGTGGTACGGTTCCAGCATGTGCTGAATGCCAAGCCATCGCTGGAAAGCCTGCGAAAGAACAAGCTGTTTTACGACAGCGGTTATTACGATCAGGCACATTTTGTGAAAGACTTTAAGGTGATGTATGGCCTTACGCCAACGGATGCATTAAAATGA
- a CDS encoding sterol desaturase family protein, with product MEQTIYIIAKIYGISTLRYFIIAGVFFAVFYLFFPKQLQHFKIQQRLAGSKDFLREILHSLQTTLVLSVLAFIVLFTPFKQYTQVYDQLGDYPVWYLGLSVVLSLIVHDTYFYWMHRALHHPRLFRLTHLVHHQSTNPSPWTSYSFHLLEAFTEGAVLFLIVLILPMHPLGIVLFTIAGFVINVYGHLGYEIAPRWFRKSPLFELFNTSVHHNLHHSKFKGNYGLYFRVWDRLMGTEHPDYVKAYDEVQARRFGPKAPAAATLAQMPR from the coding sequence ATGGAACAGACAATTTACATCATCGCCAAGATATACGGTATATCGACCCTGCGTTACTTTATCATAGCAGGGGTATTTTTCGCGGTGTTCTACCTCTTTTTCCCGAAGCAACTACAGCATTTTAAGATACAGCAGCGGCTGGCTGGCAGTAAGGATTTCCTGCGGGAGATCTTGCATTCGTTGCAGACGACGCTGGTGCTCAGCGTATTAGCATTTATCGTGTTGTTCACCCCATTTAAGCAGTATACGCAGGTGTATGATCAGCTAGGGGATTACCCGGTTTGGTACCTGGGGTTGAGTGTAGTGCTGAGCCTCATCGTCCATGACACTTACTTTTACTGGATGCACCGGGCGTTACATCATCCGCGGTTGTTCCGGCTCACGCACCTGGTACATCACCAGTCTACGAACCCGTCTCCCTGGACCTCTTACTCGTTTCACCTGCTGGAAGCCTTTACGGAAGGGGCGGTTTTGTTCCTGATCGTGCTGATCCTGCCGATGCATCCGTTGGGGATTGTGTTGTTTACGATTGCCGGGTTTGTGATCAATGTATATGGTCACCTGGGTTACGAGATTGCCCCCCGGTGGTTCCGGAAAAGCCCCCTTTTTGAGCTGTTTAATACTTCGGTGCACCACAACCTTCATCACAGTAAGTTCAAGGGGAATTACGGGCTTTATTTCCGCGTATGGGACCGGTTGATGGGTACGGAGCATCCGGATTATGTAAAAGCATATGACGAGGTGCAGGCCCGTCGTTTTGGACCCAAAGCGCCTGCGGCGGCTACCCTGGCACAAATGCCCCGGTAG
- a CDS encoding cupin domain-containing protein, translating into MDITRRGFLSASSLTAMGLLAAGKSLALPGLTLAAPTGQLAAGRPDKKIEPLEDFIYDIENGSEGWEGLGGTAKEATVEEFPVSQSIAGVLMQLQPGAFRELHWHSIAAEWAYVLEGRVLTTVVSPDGTTSTDTFEVGDIWYFPKGHGHCLQCLGDKPCKFLLGFDNGHFSEFGTFSVTDWMGHLPPELLRKDLRSGTLFSHLPSKELYIGVGKIAKDPHPRNIDGGIAMGTSMHKFRMESDGILQSFNGGQTRLVSSLEFPIQTTLTALRMDIAPGAIRELHWHPNADEWQYVMSGEGRMGIFGSHGRVKTMSYNKGKVAFIKQGYGHYIENTGKEALKLIVLFNSPVYQEISLSMWLNANPAQLVADHFGITAEQAATLVQGRKGIY; encoded by the coding sequence ATGGACATCACAAGACGCGGATTCCTTTCAGCCAGCTCCCTCACGGCGATGGGATTGTTAGCCGCCGGCAAAAGCCTGGCATTGCCCGGGTTAACACTTGCTGCACCTACCGGCCAGTTAGCAGCCGGTCGTCCCGACAAGAAAATAGAACCCCTGGAAGATTTTATTTACGACATAGAGAACGGTAGCGAAGGTTGGGAGGGCCTTGGTGGTACTGCGAAGGAGGCGACGGTAGAAGAGTTCCCTGTATCGCAAAGTATTGCTGGGGTATTGATGCAGTTGCAGCCCGGTGCTTTCCGGGAGCTGCACTGGCATTCTATTGCAGCGGAATGGGCATATGTACTGGAGGGTCGGGTGCTGACGACGGTGGTATCGCCGGACGGTACGACTTCTACGGATACTTTCGAGGTGGGTGATATCTGGTATTTCCCGAAGGGGCACGGGCACTGTCTGCAATGCCTGGGCGACAAGCCCTGTAAGTTCCTGCTGGGATTTGATAACGGGCATTTCTCCGAATTTGGCACTTTCAGTGTGACGGACTGGATGGGGCACTTGCCGCCGGAGCTGTTGCGTAAAGACCTGCGCAGCGGTACTTTATTCAGCCACCTGCCTTCCAAAGAACTGTATATAGGGGTAGGCAAGATCGCGAAGGACCCTCATCCCCGTAATATAGACGGCGGTATAGCCATGGGGACTTCTATGCACAAGTTCCGGATGGAGAGCGACGGTATACTACAGTCTTTTAACGGCGGGCAAACGCGGTTGGTGTCATCGTTGGAGTTTCCGATACAGACGACATTGACGGCGTTGCGTATGGATATAGCGCCCGGTGCGATCCGGGAGCTGCATTGGCATCCGAATGCGGACGAGTGGCAGTATGTGATGAGTGGGGAAGGCCGTATGGGTATCTTCGGATCGCATGGACGGGTGAAGACCATGTCCTACAACAAAGGCAAGGTGGCCTTTATTAAACAGGGGTACGGGCATTACATAGAGAATACCGGTAAGGAGGCATTGAAATTAATTGTGTTGTTTAATAGCCCGGTATATCAGGAGATCAGTTTGAGTATGTGGTTGAATGCGAATCCTGCGCAGTTGGTAGCGGACCATTTCGGTATCACGGCGGAGCAGGCGGCTACGCTGGTGCAAGGACGGAAGGGTATTTACTGA
- a CDS encoding VOC family protein: MQRILLLLLLACCGLQLPAQTVTSTKKQYNMKLNAGFITAQLAATKTFYTEHLGFGVMFENDFYLLLHTPGQQAEISFLLPHHPSQQPLFQPPFQGQGAYLTIEVEDVDKIYQVLKAKGVAIRIDIRDEPWGDRHFAIQDPNGIGIDIVKYTPQQKGQE; encoded by the coding sequence ATGCAACGAATACTGCTCCTACTACTGCTGGCATGCTGCGGACTGCAGCTGCCGGCACAAACGGTCACTTCAACTAAAAAACAATACAACATGAAACTGAACGCAGGATTTATCACCGCACAACTGGCAGCGACCAAAACATTCTACACCGAACACCTCGGATTCGGCGTAATGTTTGAAAACGACTTCTACCTCCTCCTCCACACTCCTGGCCAGCAAGCAGAGATCAGCTTCCTGCTGCCCCATCACCCTTCCCAGCAACCGCTTTTTCAACCGCCCTTCCAGGGACAAGGCGCCTACCTCACCATAGAAGTGGAAGACGTCGATAAGATCTACCAGGTGCTAAAAGCCAAAGGTGTCGCCATCAGGATCGATATCCGCGACGAACCCTGGGGAGATCGCCACTTTGCCATACAAGACCCCAATGGCATCGGTATCGATATCGTCAAATACACCCCTCAACAAAAAGGACAGGAATAA
- a CDS encoding DUF4374 domain-containing protein → MKHIYSRLFLALSLAVTFTSCDKDDPEDGGFQQGGLLGLSRYVIAATPVGTEGIADILLTTNDIEQGSITTIGNGVEQDGSYRYYTTHKGKFFSLLYGQGNPGAVTTYGLDRDGQLRKISNFQTETVQVFSSVNDELLLIKVPRSGNENAVAIRIDAQNPGIISEKQINIVQLAGNGERAHFTGATQVGDKVFAPYRSIKGCCGDAFGTAYPDSSWIAVFSYPDLKLEKVIKDNRTSYIGDYFTSGLAVTENGDIYGYSPANAKNGRGYTSKNPSAFVRVLKGTTEFDKSYFFNVQEKSGGHHISSQTYLGNGKFLLMMYGMPNSFDGNGKLALVDVYQQSFTWVKGAPEEIRSATAPYNNNTAALDGKTAYIGLNTPGGSWVYKIDIATATASKGLEVKGGAITSIVRVDY, encoded by the coding sequence ATGAAACATATATATAGCCGTTTATTTTTAGCACTGAGTCTTGCCGTTACTTTTACTTCCTGTGACAAGGATGATCCGGAGGATGGTGGGTTTCAACAAGGGGGATTACTGGGGCTGTCACGTTATGTGATTGCGGCCACTCCTGTGGGTACAGAGGGTATCGCAGACATACTATTGACCACTAACGATATAGAACAGGGAAGTATCACCACTATCGGGAACGGCGTAGAACAGGACGGCAGTTATCGGTACTACACGACACATAAGGGTAAGTTCTTCAGCTTGCTGTACGGGCAGGGCAATCCGGGTGCGGTAACCACCTATGGGCTGGACCGGGACGGGCAGCTGCGTAAGATCTCCAACTTCCAGACGGAGACCGTGCAGGTGTTTAGTAGTGTCAACGACGAGCTACTGCTGATAAAAGTACCCCGTTCCGGTAATGAAAATGCGGTAGCGATCCGGATAGATGCACAGAATCCTGGTATCATCAGTGAGAAGCAGATCAACATTGTACAGCTGGCAGGCAATGGTGAGCGGGCGCACTTTACCGGGGCCACACAGGTAGGAGATAAGGTGTTTGCACCTTACAGAAGTATCAAGGGCTGCTGCGGCGATGCCTTCGGTACCGCTTATCCTGATAGCAGCTGGATCGCTGTATTCAGCTATCCTGATCTTAAACTGGAGAAGGTGATCAAAGATAACCGTACCAGCTACATCGGTGATTATTTCACCAGCGGGCTGGCAGTTACGGAGAATGGAGATATCTATGGATACTCTCCTGCTAACGCCAAAAATGGCCGTGGCTATACTTCTAAAAATCCCTCCGCTTTCGTGCGTGTACTGAAAGGTACCACCGAGTTCGATAAAAGCTATTTCTTCAATGTACAGGAGAAATCAGGCGGGCACCATATTTCCAGCCAGACCTATCTCGGCAATGGTAAATTCCTGTTGATGATGTACGGGATGCCTAACTCCTTTGACGGGAATGGTAAATTGGCCCTGGTGGATGTGTACCAGCAATCCTTTACCTGGGTGAAAGGCGCTCCGGAGGAGATCCGTTCGGCCACTGCTCCTTATAACAACAATACGGCTGCCTTGGATGGAAAAACGGCCTATATAGGGTTGAATACCCCAGGCGGCAGCTGGGTATATAAGATCGATATCGCCACAGCTACGGCATCAAAAGGGCTGGAGGTAAAAGGAGGAGCGATCACGTCGATCGTCAGGGTGGACTACTAA
- a CDS encoding PepSY-associated TM helix domain-containing protein — MAISKQSKQQKKKSNRSLFYRISAWLHLWLGLVTGVIVVIVCITACIWCFNEEILDLAEPQKNVAVQAKPLLTPSQVMRIVEQEAPGRKVSYMLLRQGRALEVTSNGDKGSLTLSIDPYTGEVKDKAERKKGQSDFFRWVLNGHRFLWLPWKIGRPIVNYSILTFVFILITGLVLWWPQKWNKSTRDKSFKIKWKGTFKRVNYDLHNVLGFYTLLVLLVIAMTGMVYGIEWFSKGSYWITSGGVPLKDYEDHVSDTTAAKNGLTMAQVSDRIWSQVIKENPAAKGFYMGLPDTADAKSTMYVVVYPAAGQYYNNRSYTFDQHTLKHLKGDNIYDIPFEKNTAAAKLRKMNYDIHVGSILGLPGKILAFCCSLIGASLPITGFIIWWGKKKKQLKQPARKQVTSAAGTPVVAR, encoded by the coding sequence ATGGCTATATCAAAACAGTCGAAGCAACAAAAAAAGAAAAGCAACCGCTCTCTCTTCTACCGCATATCTGCCTGGTTGCACCTATGGCTGGGGTTGGTGACTGGTGTCATCGTAGTGATTGTGTGTATAACTGCCTGTATCTGGTGTTTTAATGAAGAGATACTGGACCTGGCAGAGCCGCAAAAAAATGTGGCGGTACAGGCTAAGCCCCTGCTTACACCCTCACAGGTCATGCGCATTGTGGAGCAGGAGGCGCCGGGGCGAAAGGTATCTTATATGTTGCTACGGCAGGGGAGGGCGCTGGAGGTTACCAGTAATGGGGATAAAGGGTCGTTGACGCTGAGTATCGATCCTTACACCGGGGAGGTGAAAGATAAAGCGGAGCGTAAAAAAGGGCAATCTGATTTTTTCCGTTGGGTACTCAACGGGCACCGCTTCCTGTGGCTACCGTGGAAGATAGGCCGGCCTATTGTGAACTATAGCATACTAACCTTCGTATTTATCCTGATCACCGGTCTTGTATTGTGGTGGCCGCAGAAATGGAATAAGTCCACGCGGGATAAGAGTTTTAAGATCAAATGGAAGGGTACCTTTAAACGGGTGAACTATGACCTGCATAATGTGCTTGGTTTCTACACCTTGCTGGTATTACTGGTGATCGCGATGACCGGTATGGTCTATGGTATAGAGTGGTTCAGCAAAGGCAGTTACTGGATTACTTCCGGTGGAGTGCCTTTGAAGGATTATGAAGATCATGTTTCGGATACGACCGCTGCAAAAAATGGATTGACCATGGCGCAGGTAAGCGACCGTATCTGGTCGCAGGTGATAAAGGAGAATCCCGCTGCCAAGGGGTTTTATATGGGACTACCGGATACAGCCGATGCCAAGTCGACGATGTATGTAGTAGTATATCCTGCAGCCGGACAATATTATAACAATCGTAGCTATACTTTCGATCAGCACACGCTAAAACATCTGAAAGGCGATAATATCTACGATATTCCTTTTGAAAAAAATACGGCAGCTGCCAAGCTGCGTAAGATGAACTATGATATCCACGTGGGTAGCATCCTGGGACTGCCCGGGAAGATACTCGCCTTCTGTTGCTCCCTGATCGGTGCTTCACTGCCGATTACCGGGTTTATCATCTGGTGGGGAAAGAAGAAAAAGCAATTAAAGCAACCTGCCAGGAAGCAGGTTACTTCCGCGGCCGGTACGCCGGTTGTGGCCAGATAA
- a CDS encoding TonB-dependent receptor, which produces MKMNIYTKKSFLTFLLFILYLAGMAQSGTETVVTGKLTYADGQPVVGATIKVKNRGIGAVSDVSGMYTITKITPGKHILLISAIGCKSHQQEVDVKGGHQSVVTVTLEQSATDVEMVSVIGRSSSQEVKRQAFNVTAIDAKKLYNSTLDLSHALDRVSGVRVRENGGLGSRMNLSLNGFTGKQVRFFLDGVPMDNFGSSFQLNNIPINFAERVEIYKGVVPIWLGADALGGAINIVTSNSPRTYLDVSYSYGSFNTHRATLNAGFTDKRGFTVQLSAFQNYSDNNYWVRVNAHDLFTGKYYPRQRIRRFHDTYHNETVIANIGVVGKKYADKLLFGITLGQNYAEIQTGARMESVFGAWHRKGNIVMPSLKYQVKDLFVKGLNFQLNANYNLGQEQNIDTTNRLYNWLQQYKQREGPGSERERSMYKYRNHNGLVTGTLSYKLNAHHSFVLNNTFNTFNRKGKDELYPGNEKYDQPQRSSKNVTGLGYKYEYSEKWNTSVFLKHYAQRNRYAESYNPSGGWGDVAYLQRENKFDNWGYGVATTYFIMPRLQLKASYEKSYRLPETDELFGDLINMEGNINIKPESSNNYNFGVNYQMTVNDVHHLSFDANFIYRDAKDFIRPVINRNQTKQAVDNQASVTNLGLDGEIRYAYSQIFTAGVNLTYQNLRNNTRFEKGMTIESPNYRDRIPNMPFLFGNADASLFFRNVLKKGNTLTLGYNLLYVHAYYLSWPRQAQRKLDIPRQFCQDVNMVYSLANGRYNIALECKNLVDNRLYDNFTLQKPGRAFYAKLRYFISK; this is translated from the coding sequence ATGAAGATGAACATTTACACCAAAAAATCCTTTCTTACCTTTTTGCTATTTATCCTTTACCTGGCAGGCATGGCACAATCCGGCACGGAGACGGTGGTGACCGGTAAGCTCACGTATGCCGACGGTCAACCTGTAGTTGGTGCTACCATTAAAGTTAAAAATCGTGGTATCGGTGCCGTTAGTGACGTATCTGGTATGTATACGATCACGAAGATCACTCCCGGCAAACATATCCTGCTGATCTCTGCGATAGGCTGTAAGTCACATCAGCAAGAGGTAGACGTAAAAGGGGGCCATCAGTCGGTCGTTACTGTCACGCTGGAGCAATCGGCTACGGATGTTGAGATGGTATCTGTGATCGGCCGTTCTTCCAGCCAGGAAGTAAAACGTCAGGCATTTAACGTAACGGCCATCGATGCGAAGAAGCTGTATAACTCTACCCTGGATCTTTCTCATGCCCTGGATCGTGTATCTGGTGTACGTGTAAGAGAGAACGGCGGCCTGGGTAGCCGCATGAACCTGTCACTCAATGGTTTTACCGGCAAACAGGTGCGCTTTTTCCTGGATGGGGTGCCGATGGATAACTTCGGTTCTTCTTTCCAGCTGAATAACATACCTATCAACTTTGCAGAGCGGGTAGAAATATACAAAGGCGTAGTGCCGATCTGGCTAGGTGCAGATGCGCTGGGTGGTGCGATCAACATCGTAACTTCCAACAGCCCGCGTACTTACCTGGATGTATCTTACTCCTATGGTTCCTTTAATACACATCGCGCTACCCTGAATGCAGGGTTTACGGATAAGAGAGGTTTCACCGTACAGCTGAGTGCATTTCAGAACTATTCGGACAACAACTACTGGGTGCGTGTGAACGCTCATGACCTCTTTACGGGGAAATACTATCCACGTCAGCGTATCAGAAGATTTCATGATACCTATCATAATGAAACGGTCATCGCCAATATCGGGGTGGTAGGAAAAAAATATGCCGACAAGCTGTTGTTCGGTATCACACTCGGGCAGAACTATGCGGAGATACAGACCGGCGCCCGTATGGAGAGTGTATTCGGCGCCTGGCACCGTAAGGGTAATATCGTAATGCCCAGCCTGAAATACCAGGTGAAGGACCTGTTTGTAAAGGGGCTGAACTTCCAGCTAAACGCTAACTACAACCTGGGACAGGAGCAGAACATCGATACCACGAATCGCCTGTACAACTGGTTACAGCAGTACAAACAGCGGGAAGGACCCGGCAGCGAAAGAGAGCGTAGTATGTACAAATACCGCAATCACAATGGCCTGGTGACCGGTACCCTAAGTTATAAACTGAATGCGCATCATTCCTTTGTATTGAATAATACCTTCAACACGTTCAACCGTAAGGGTAAAGATGAGTTGTATCCGGGGAATGAAAAATATGATCAGCCGCAGCGGTCCAGCAAAAATGTGACGGGCCTCGGTTACAAATATGAGTATAGCGAGAAGTGGAACACTTCTGTATTCCTGAAACACTATGCACAACGTAACCGTTATGCGGAGAGCTATAATCCCAGCGGTGGATGGGGCGATGTAGCTTACTTGCAGCGGGAGAACAAATTCGACAACTGGGGTTATGGTGTGGCTACTACCTATTTCATCATGCCCCGTTTGCAACTGAAGGCATCTTATGAGAAGAGTTACCGCCTGCCGGAGACAGATGAACTGTTTGGTGACCTGATCAACATGGAGGGTAATATCAACATCAAGCCGGAGAGCAGCAACAATTATAACTTCGGTGTGAACTACCAGATGACGGTGAATGATGTGCATCACCTGAGTTTTGATGCCAACTTTATCTACCGCGATGCGAAGGACTTTATCCGTCCGGTGATCAACCGTAACCAGACCAAACAAGCGGTGGATAACCAGGCCAGCGTTACCAATCTGGGACTGGACGGAGAGATCCGTTATGCTTACAGTCAAATATTTACGGCCGGTGTGAACCTGACCTACCAGAACCTGCGTAATAATACCCGCTTTGAAAAAGGAATGACCATTGAAAGTCCCAACTACCGGGATCGTATTCCTAACATGCCTTTCTTATTTGGTAATGCAGATGCGTCCCTGTTCTTCCGCAATGTGCTGAAAAAAGGGAATACGCTGACACTCGGCTACAATCTGCTGTATGTACACGCTTACTATCTGTCCTGGCCTCGTCAGGCACAGCGCAAGCTGGACATTCCCCGCCAGTTCTGCCAGGATGTGAATATGGTATATAGTCTGGCCAACGGCCGTTACAATATTGCCCTGGAATGTAAGAACCTGGTGGATAACCGGCTGTATGACAATTTTACGCTGCAGAAGCCGGGAAGGGCTTTCTATGCCAAACTCCGGTACTTTATCAGTAAGTAA
- a CDS encoding helix-turn-helix transcriptional regulator, with product MSVTFKAGEYFGSTQRSANADGISLFHQQYAPLTSSPVHYHQHAHFCFTLSGAFQEIDSKHKQLIPEGQILIYPKERDHKTVTEQLARSSLFVEFNDNWTDRLKETGITFDQFSVVKSKTISHLFSRIFREFSHPGPASALLLEGLVLESAVELAREKEKTVRMVPAQVKKVIHLLQEDYTRKWTLNELASQLDFHPVYLNRLFKHHFGTTIHHYLEDLRIERVCEKLQHSDDPISAIALECGFTDPSHLYKVFLKKKGVRPLEYRLITRW from the coding sequence ATGTCCGTCACCTTCAAGGCCGGAGAATACTTTGGAAGCACCCAACGATCTGCCAACGCAGATGGCATTTCCCTCTTCCACCAGCAATATGCCCCGCTGACCTCCTCACCGGTACACTACCATCAGCACGCCCACTTCTGCTTCACCCTCAGCGGCGCCTTCCAGGAAATTGACAGCAAACACAAACAACTCATCCCCGAAGGCCAGATACTCATCTACCCCAAAGAAAGAGACCATAAGACGGTAACAGAACAGCTGGCACGCTCCTCTCTCTTCGTAGAGTTCAACGACAACTGGACCGACCGCCTGAAAGAAACCGGCATCACCTTCGACCAGTTCAGCGTTGTCAAAAGCAAAACCATCTCCCACCTCTTCTCCCGCATATTCCGCGAGTTCAGCCACCCCGGCCCCGCTTCCGCCCTGCTACTAGAAGGACTGGTGCTGGAAAGCGCCGTAGAACTGGCTCGCGAAAAAGAGAAAACCGTACGCATGGTCCCCGCCCAGGTCAAAAAAGTAATCCACCTGCTGCAGGAAGACTACACGCGCAAATGGACCCTGAACGAACTGGCCTCCCAACTCGACTTCCACCCCGTCTACCTCAACCGCCTCTTCAAACATCACTTCGGCACTACTATTCACCACTACCTCGAAGACTTACGCATCGAAAGAGTATGCGAGAAGCTACAACACAGCGATGACCCGATCAGTGCCATCGCATTGGAATGCGGTTTCACCGACCCGAGTCATCTCTATAAAGTGTTCCTGAAAAAGAAAGGGGTACGGCCCCTCGAATACCGGCTTATCACCCGCTGGTGA
- the msrB gene encoding peptide-methionine (R)-S-oxide reductase MsrB, producing the protein MRSLFILALLLITTAGCFGQDKKQRKMDQTPAQHNPYYSRTDTTRLQVSNAEWKKILPADLYAVSREQATERAFTGKYWDADTRGTYYCAVCGNALFRSDAKFASTCGWPSFFEPIRPNSVIYREDRSLGMDRIEVICERCDSHLGHIFDDGPPPTHKRFCMNSVSLDFEPLR; encoded by the coding sequence ATGAGATCTCTATTCATACTGGCCTTGCTACTGATAACAACCGCCGGTTGTTTCGGCCAGGATAAAAAACAACGAAAGATGGATCAGACACCTGCTCAGCACAATCCTTATTATTCCCGCACCGATACCACGCGCCTACAGGTCAGTAATGCAGAATGGAAAAAGATACTGCCTGCCGACCTGTATGCTGTATCCAGGGAACAGGCTACCGAAAGGGCTTTCACCGGTAAGTACTGGGATGCAGATACCCGGGGCACTTACTACTGCGCCGTATGTGGCAACGCGTTGTTCCGCTCCGACGCCAAGTTCGCCAGCACCTGCGGCTGGCCCAGCTTCTTCGAACCGATCCGGCCCAACAGCGTCATCTATCGCGAAGACCGCTCCCTGGGCATGGACCGTATAGAGGTCATCTGCGAACGTTGTGACTCCCACCTGGGACACATCTTCGACGACGGCCCCCCTCCTACTCACAAACGTTTCTGTATGAACTCCGTATCGCTAGACTTCGAGCCACTGCGATAG
- a CDS encoding OsmC family protein — protein MKRIANAHWNGNLKEGKGEISTQSTVLSNTQYSFNTRFADGVGTNPEELLGAAHAGCFTMAVSAALTQAGITAGDLNTRAVVELDMAAGPKISGITLELTATAIDGVSQEQFEAFAQGAKENCPISKALGGTPISLTVIYQ, from the coding sequence ATGAAAAGGATAGCTAATGCACACTGGAACGGTAACCTTAAAGAAGGTAAAGGTGAGATCTCCACACAGAGCACCGTACTGTCTAACACTCAATATTCTTTCAATACCCGTTTTGCAGACGGTGTAGGTACTAATCCGGAGGAGTTGCTGGGGGCTGCACATGCTGGTTGTTTTACTATGGCAGTAAGCGCTGCGCTGACCCAGGCGGGTATCACGGCTGGTGATCTGAACACCCGTGCGGTGGTGGAGCTGGATATGGCTGCTGGTCCGAAGATCTCCGGTATTACCCTGGAGCTGACCGCTACTGCGATCGACGGGGTATCCCAAGAGCAATTCGAAGCTTTTGCACAGGGCGCCAAAGAGAACTGCCCTATTTCCAAAGCGTTAGGTGGTACGCCTATCAGCCTGACCGTTATTTACCAATAG